The DNA window tgttaaacgtgacaaaaacgtattaaacgtgccaaaaacgtgttaaacgtgttaaaaacgtgaaaatcatgttaaatgtgtcaaaaacgtgttagacgtgtcaaggacgtcaaaaacgtgttaaacgtgccaaaaacgtgttaaacgtgccaaaaacgtgttaaacgtgccaaaaacgtgttaaacgtgccaaaatatgaaaatatgttaaacgtgtaaaaaatgtgtgaaaaatgtgtaaaacgtgtttaatgtgtgaaaaacgtgttaaaatgtcaaaaacatgaaaaacgtgttaatttggaattacaattccgacctaaaaagataggaattgagaactatcaaattacactatattgaattccattggaattctaattccaattccaattcttaatattaaagtgtctaacaaacataagaattggaattggaccctccaattccaattccaatgccaattccagggttatcaaacacacccttagagattttatttttttagtcatGTGTTTAGTTACATGTGAAATTAGTGATATGTCTCACATGCTTATCCTTAAATAGATAGTCTCTACTTTGATTAAATtagtcattttaaaaatattttttgtttacatTTTTGGTATATTAGATCCTATTCATTCTATCTAGAGCGGTTAGACAGACCAACCCATGGCGGGGCGGACCTACCCACCAAAATTCATCGTTTGACGGGTCAACGGTGGACCGACCCACTACCCGGCGGGCTGAAAATCCTCAACCCATCACAACCCAATGTGGGTTGCGGGTTAGGCGGGTCAGCCTGCGGGTTGtctcactacaaataaaaatcattaatagttctAGAAAATAAGAGTTCAAGAACATGAGcaaatagtcataatacacACCAAACAAGAGTCTTGTCTGTCGTTACACATTAATTGACAAAATAGTTAagcaaaataactaaaatatgaaaatttcataaaatagaaatttcaGTAAAATCAGCATTCTTTAAATATCATCAATCGAGAATGAAGACAAGAATGGATGAACAAATAAGTAGTCGGCGGTTAATGGGCGAggtattgagtattgactgcTGTAGTCTggaaccaagtttgaatccacgaaCCCTTAAAGGAGAGAACAAAGAGaagaaagacaaaaaaataaGTAGTCGGCAGCCGATAGAcgaagtattgagtattgactgcTGCAGTACTGCttgtgagagaaaaaaaaactagtgtTATGCGACATAttctataaggctataaattAGGTTAAATTTATTTTGCCAACCCACGGGTCAACCCAAACCCGACCCACCTAGACCCGTGACCCGAGTGGGCTGGCCCGTGTAGGCCCACTTCCAAATGGGTTGCTAATATTTCAACTCAACCCGTCTAAATTGTTTGACGGGACGGACCAACCCAACGGGCCTAACTCAAATTGACGGCTCTAATGCTATCATCATGTGACACTCCttatctaacctaaatctagGGGATCAATTCTCATTCTCAtcataaatatacttttatgtcataaaatttgaaaatagtaTAGTAGAATTAAGCTAAAACTtgaaagtattaaaaaaaatccaggTTAGCATATCAAAAAATCACATTTAATGTGAGGatcatcaaacaatttttattttattttatggagTTACAAAATGAAAGTAATGTACATTACAAAGTtggataaatgataaaataaaaccaaatagtttaaaagtaaaatgttttgttcatatttatttagaaaattattctaaattgttttctatttgtataattttttttaaaatagtttaaaactttaaaatgctaaatgaactaaaaaaacaaaaaattgaaagtaAATGAGTTGTAGACCTATTAGTTACAATATATTATAGCTGATAAATGCTGTAATAATTAAACCAAGGCTATCATTTGATTCCTCATCAAATGTGGAGTTAGTTTGGACACTTAGAGTAAGTTTTGTCAAAAAATTTTTGCTAATTTCTTTACCAAATCGAACAAGACAAGTTTTAAAACCTTCCTTTGATCCATTAGAACTTGTCTAGATTCGGGTGGAACCTATCTCAATCGAAAATCAGTATGTTgttcattttttcaatttttctcaAATCATCATTCTACATTAAATTGAAGTCATTGTTCTTGAGCAAAAACCCAAGAACAATGACTTATGTTTTCAGAAATTAAACTTCATTTTAGATATTTTCAATCAAACTGAAGAATAAACGGATAGAAACATAACTTAGAAGATGAAGACCAAATCGTCGTCTCTCCGTTAGTTTTCCATCAATGGCAGTTAGTCTTCTTTCCGCGCGGGTTGACCAGGCCTTTACCAATGCATGCGTACCACCACGCGCCGCCTCCTATGGCGGTTTCCGGCCAACCtccaaataaaaagaaatattttatttactacatacaatataaacaaaaataaatgtaatttattaatacTAAGGCAAATATTTCCTacctcatttattttatttggagttattttaaaatagttaggaacttaattaatttgaatacaacactattttaaactaattatttagtATAATACCGTGTAATATGagtagtataaatattttttttagaaaaatcataatttttaaaaattataagttagTGTCTACATGTCCCaattcattttcttaatttgaaagtcaatttctctctctctctctcttttttttttttttaattaatgaatttgttCTATGGTAATtgaaatgatatattaaaattttaaaaataaaattatttattcattttgtgaGACATTAGTTGTTTTGCTCCGTATATTATTGCAACTAACGATTTCATATTCTACCTTGAACGGTCTTACAAAGGAGAGGTGGAACAAAATGAGTTCGACCATTCGGGATTGAAGATAAAATCGTCGGTCACAAGAATATGTAAGGgttaaaatcataaatatatgtGGATAGAATTTAGCCATAAATCAACATTAAAAAATTGtgattgataaaaaatttatagaaagtttttgtattaatattatagtgatacaaaatccaatatattataaagtatatcatatataaaatataaattatccttatatttgttaataattacaaaacaaCCTGTTactataatttaacaaataaattgtgTCCGAAAATGGGAGTCCggaattgaaaaacaattttattattttaatctaaatataattttatttataaacctaacaaattaattataaaaaaaataattaaaatgattatagtTCGGACAGTAAAAAGATTAGGTTTAAGCCTATGATATATTGGGCCGTGtttgaaagaagaaataaaatctTAAGTAGGTCCTGACTCGTGCCAGTCACGTGCGAGTGGAAGACCTTGAGCAACGGAGCTTCCGATTCCGCCATCATCGTATATGCTTGCTTCATTGCTCTTGCCCGAAGagaaattctagagagagagagagagatagggATTTGAATCTGCAGAACAAAGGGGCCGACCTGAGATCATTCTCAATCACGAAGCTATGTTGAGAACACTTCCTTCAAAGATCCGATTACTAGCTTCTCCACGATCCACTTCTTCTCTCAACCGCTACGCCGCCGCCAACGTTTCCTCTCCTTCGCCTCTTCATCAATCGGTTTCTCTCATATCTCGCTCTTTCAGCGCCGAAACCGGTAATAGATTTTTCTCTTATTCATTTTGAATCTGCCTTGCACCGGATCTGATAATACTAGATTCTGCTCGCTCTAATCGCGCTGCAGAAAACGCTTTCTCGAAGAAGAAAGTTGAAGATGTAATGCCAATTGCTACCGGACACGAGCGTGAAGAGCTGGAAGCTGAGCTCCAagtaataacataataataccTGTTTTTCTGTTTATTCGAGTTCCGGCATactgttttttctttttacgAAAGTTGTTTATGATTGCTTGTTTCTAGGGGCGTAAGGTTCTGGATATTGATCATCCTGATGGTCCTTTCGGTACAAAGGTCAGTTTTGGATTTCGTTGTTTCTATAACGTTCCTAAGTTATGCCATCTATTGTCAACGATTATCTTTATTAACTTGTGATTTTATGATTCGTTTTCCAATGAATCgttatgttttgtttattaaaatatctattgGATGAGCTGAATCGCTTCTTGTAAGTGTTGAAAATTCTGTAAATGTGATACGATGAACTACAAAGCAAGTATTCTGAACAGATGATATGAAGTTTATGATGCCTTCATGCAGCTtcaataactaaatatttagtTGTTCCATGTACTATTTCAGAATGGAAGATATTGCAATAGTCTAACCtaacattttgttttaatttaccTTTTCTAGATGAGTTACTAACTTACTAGCCATGGCCATGGTTGTTTTTCTTTCGGTTTTGTTAGGGGATGTTGATTTAGCTTCAGATTTTTGTGTTCCTTTTTGCCAATTGGTTTGTTCTGATTTGTAAGTCTGCAAGTGAAGAGTGAAATCATGTATGGCAATGCGAAAAGGCATATAGTTCATATCAACCTTTTGGATTCATCTAGAATTTTTTCGAATATGTTCCCTGCATGTTTCTGTACTGACTGAAACTTGTGGGGATCTAGAATTCTGGTTATAATCTAATACGTAATAACATTATTCATTCTCTTTCCTTTATCTTCTTGGTTTAAGTAATGGGGCATCTCGAAAGATGCCAGTTCTGCTGATCGTAATCGGATTCTTTGGAATTCCAATTCCCAGAAAAGTTTTAAGTTTCATTGACAGTGAGTGTGGGAGCTAACAAGACCCGTGAGTAAATATTTCATAGTAGTCTCATTAGACCGTACATCTTTCTTGGTATATCCAGATAATAGGTCGGAGCATAAACTGAAACATTTTGGAGCTACAAAGATAGTTATTAAATCGTTAGCACTGCATAAAAAATTCCTCCTAGAGTAGCTCTTAATACGAATAAGAGAAACTCTGTTATAGCCATTTATGTACATTCAATGTACTCTACGGATAGAGGATACATAGAGTTGAACAAAGTAAAATAAGAAATTGTGAGCGCAGTTTCCCTTTGTTAATGTAAGGTGAGATTAAACAAGTTAAGCCACTGATTTATCCTCAGTCGTGCATTATTAATAGAGGCAGTCTAACGAAATGCTTAAGGCCGAAGCAAGGATTTGGGACTAGCCTTTTTATTTCTTGtcctattaaaataaaagagcaCCTTCTTTCGAGTTCTTCTTCCCGGGGGAAGGAGTGTTTTCATATAGATTGATAATAAACAATGAAATATAAAAGTGCTCACCTTCTAAAGCTACCAGTGCAACCAAGTAAAAGATATGAACATTTACTTGTTTCTCAAAGAAATATAAAAGTGCTCACCACTTCCATAAATGCTGGCCATGCCATACTTTGGTGCATGATTATCTTTACACCAGAGATCCCTTGTATCCAAAGTTTGTTATGGATAGTGCAAAACTAGATCTGAGATATATTACAGTTTCAAGGTTGCTTCTAGTTTTTTGGTTTTTATCTATCTAGAAAGAGTACAAACATCTTTTGAGTTTCGGATAATAGGGGTTTCCATGAATGGAGCCCTTGTGTTTCCACGGGGACAATTATTTAAGCCATAGGTACATAGGGTAAAACTGCAAATTAAGTGTTAATGCTGAATAATGAATTTTAGGTGCTGAATGAGCTAAATGTATGAAAATAGTTgttgaataaatcaaatgacaatATCTAAATTTAAGTCCTAAATTGATTTGATAACATGTGGAACTTATGTGGAGAaagtaataaagaatattttaccCCTATAATGgcgtaatttgattaattttcagGGTTAAAGTGGTATAGTGATTTGTGAACGCTCTTACTATATTGTAAGTTGTGTCTTTCTTAATTGATggaattaatttgggttgaatctaaataaatagtgattttaaataacaattattacattaacttaattcaaataatacttaaattatttaacttaagtGATAAATTGTATTATCATACACTACCTTAGAGTCAATGCACATGTATATCAAGTAGTAACATTGTATTTTGGGAATCTGAAATGTTAATGAGCCATTGTCTCAGCTTTCTGCTGTGAATTATTCACTTTGGTTTTGGACATTCTCACCAGCAAGTTGACTTATTAACTTTTTCAACTCCATTGGAGTTAACATACCAAGATAATGGTTGAGTGAGAGAGAAAGGGAACACTAAAGTCTAAAGTGAGATAAATGAAGCTTCAAAGACACTTTTCCTACTCTTATTGAATCTCTTCAGTGTCTTCACAAGGGGAGCACTACTTTCTTCTTGTTTCcctttctttttcatattctgCTGCAATTGCCATCCAATTTAGCCATCTTTTGGTGACTTCCATATAGAATCTTTGGTTGCTCtagaaaatgttatattattaattatgaagtgttagacatttttttaaatgatttgttaGTTAGCTTGCTAGAACtccatatttaaattaacagcATTTAACAAACATACCAAAAATTGGGTGATGTACCTAGAATGTAAAccaattttatctatatatttgtgAACCTATGTCCTGATGTAGTAGTGTGTgtcaaaagaaaatgaaatgaaatagaaaataattatttagccTTATTAGGTATtgtgatttttcattttgatcCTGATACATAAAATTCTACATTCGTTTTGTTTCTCAAAAAACACATTCATCTAGAAAGTAATTTAGGTTATGATCTTTGAATCAGTCTGTAGAATTATCttggaagaaaaataattccaagaatggaatgttgagaaagtcagccaatcaattagactaattgatttgtaaattaatcaattagactaattgatttacTAATTAGCCGTTGATTATCAATTGcatgattttactatttaattaaaaaaaaaaaaaaaaacaagaaataaaatttctctcttcacTTTATTTTTCACAAGTAATATGTTTtctataccaaatgaaacaaaaaattacAATGTAATCTGGACTAAATATCTAGATCATGATCCACAAATAAtctcatacaaaaaaaaaactttctgTTTCACTTTAGCGATTTTTCAATTGGATcctgattgtgacaaaataacaGTTTCAGTTAAATGTGTGGTCATATGAATATTGAGGTAGTTTAGAGAATGTTAtgttaaaaaagtaattaaatgaCTCGAAATGATCTTATAAATGGGGACActcattttgtttataaatatcatAGAGTAGGATGGATGAAGTGATCAATGTTGATGTTTGAGTATTTTTAGACTCGGTAAAAAGACAACAAATGATTTACCTTGTTTCGTTGACATCTCTTCTAGGAAGCCCCTGCTATCATCAAATCCTACTATGACAGAAGAATTGTTGGATGCCCTGGAGGTGAAGACGGTGAGTTAAAGTTCATTTTGTTATGTATCTATGGTATAATAATAAGGCTTTCATTTGTAATTGTGTTAGTTTATTTTCTCAAACTTTGCTCATTCTCCTAACAGAAGATGAGCATGATGTTGTTTGGTTCTGGCTAGAGAAGGGAAAATCACATGAATGCCCAGTCTGCACACAGTACTTTGAGGTCAGTTTTATTTCGCTTTAGTTTGTGTTTTGTTTCAAATAGTGTTGAGATTGTTCATTTGGAAACACCTTTTGGATCTGATCCAGATCCACATGAGAAACAATCaatcattctttttttcttctaaaattgTCACCATAACGACAAAATCATATCCACGTCTTACTTACAATCTGTCAATAAGTTCTGTTTTCAAATGTGATCTCATCAAGATGAGTTAACTAACAATAGAAAAGAGTTTTTCCAAAGAAATTTTAAGACTGTTTCTCATCTGGATCAAGAATCATATCCATATCAAGAaacagaaagtgtttccaaaaTGGGCATGGAACCGAGGTTTGTGATACGACATGTTGACTTCCATTATGGGTGTCGGTCTTTGCAGTTGGAAGTGGTGGGTCCAGGGGGGCCACCCGATGGCCAcggagatgatgatgatcatcatcaCCACCATTGATTTCaatgttttatgtttttcatcCTGCCTGATTTATCAGCAAATTCTTTACAATTCTTCTTCTGCTGCTTCCTTGGAACTTTATCCATGACTAAGTTTTGGTCGTATTGTTGTTGCTTTGCCAACATTTTACTGAAATAATATCTTTCCTTGGTCTATATTTGACGGGTGTGATTGCATTTCTTTCCATAAAATATAGCCTGCAACAATAGAATGGGAAATATTCAAGGCGAAAGCTTTTCCCTTCTAGATCTGCAGCTGGTCTTTTGGTCATGAAgttgtttttttctttgaacAAGTTTTTCCCAATGtattctaaagaaaaaaaaaacctcaTGTATTGTGAGGTTCAA is part of the Impatiens glandulifera chromosome 1, dImpGla2.1, whole genome shotgun sequence genome and encodes:
- the LOC124941192 gene encoding putative cytochrome c oxidase subunit 5b-like — translated: MLRTLPSKIRLLASPRSTSSLNRYAAANVSSPSPLHQSVSLISRSFSAETENAFSKKKVEDVMPIATGHEREELEAELQGRKVLDIDHPDGPFGTKEAPAIIKSYYDRRIVGCPGGEDEDEHDVVWFWLEKGKSHECPVCTQYFELEVVGPGGPPDGHGDDDDHHHHH